A region of Arabidopsis thaliana chromosome 5, partial sequence DNA encodes the following proteins:
- a CDS encoding Pentatricopeptide repeat (PPR) superfamily protein (Pentatricopeptide repeat (PPR) superfamily protein; CONTAINS InterPro DOMAIN/s: Pentatricopeptide repeat (InterPro:IPR002885); BEST Arabidopsis thaliana protein match is: Pentatricopeptide repeat (PPR) superfamily protein (TAIR:AT5G28460.1); Has 52907 Blast hits to 14569 proteins in 306 species: Archae - 7; Bacteria - 68; Metazoa - 890; Fungi - 845; Plants - 49290; Viruses - 0; Other Eukaryotes - 1807 (source: NCBI BLink).): MSIMLSISRRQNSYILLNHSRFLRRFSYDVDPRPEIKSESQEFVVVKFVKTLQNTPQHDWASSESLSALVVSSSSASPLVFSQITRRLGSYSLAISFFEYLDAKSQSLKRREESLSLALQSVIEFAGSEPDPRDKLLRLYEIAKEKNIPLTIVATKLLIRWFGRMGMVNQSVLVYERLDSNMKNSQVRNVVVDVLLRNGLVDDAFKVLDEMLQKESVFPPNRITADIVLHEVWKERLLTEEKIIALISRFSSHGVSPNSVWLTRFISSLCKNARANTAWDILSDLMKNKTPLEAPPFNALLSCLGRNMDISRMNDLVLKMDEVKIRPDVVTLGILINTLCKSRRVDEALEVFEQMRGKRTDDGNVIKADSIHFNTLIDGLCKVGRLKEAEELLVRMKLEERCVPNAVTYNCLIDGYCRAGKLETAKEVVSRMKEDEIKPNVVTVNTIVGGMCRHHGLNMAVVFFMDMEKEGVKGNVVTYMTLIHACCSVSNVEKAMYWYEKMLEAGCSPDAKIYYALISGLCQVRRDHDAIRVVEKLKEGGFSLDLLAYNMLIGLFCDKNNAEKVYEMLTDMEKEGKKPDSITYNTLISFFGKHKDFESVERMMEQMREDGLDPTVTTYGAVIDAYCSVGELDEALKLFKDMGLHSKVNPNTVIYNILINAFSKLGNFGQALSLKEEMKMKMVRPNVETYNALFKCLNEKTQGETLLKLMDEMVEHLVNQIRSQWRF; the protein is encoded by the coding sequence ATGAGTATCATGCTATCAATTTCCCGGCGCCAGAACTCTTATATTCTGCTCAACCATTCTCGATTCCTCCGGCGTTTTTCTTATGATGTTGACCCACGGCCGGAAATCAAATCGGAGAGCCAGGAATTTGTAGTAGTCAAATTTGTGAAAACTCTTCAAAATACCCCGCAACATGATTGGGCGTCGAGCGAGTCGCTAAGTGCGCTTGtcgtatcttcttcttctgcttctccttTAGTATTCTCGCAAATCACGCGGCGGCTAGGATCGTATTCTCTAGCAATCTCGTTCTTCGAGTACCTGGATGCGAAGTCTCAGTCTCTGAAACGCCGTGAAGAATCTCTCTCCTTGGCGCTTCAGTCGGTCATTGAATTCGCCGGTAGTGAACCGGACCCGCGTGATAAACTTCTCCGTCTCTACGAGATCgccaaagagaagaacattCCTCTTACTATCGTTGCCACTAAGCTTCTGATCCGATGGTTTGGGCGTATGGGTATGGTGAATCAGTCGGTTCTTGTATACGAAAGACTCGATTCGAATATGAAAAACTCGCAGGTTCGTAATGTTGTGGTAGACGTCTTGCTAAGAAATGGACTTGTGGATGATGCCTTCAAGGTGCTCGACGAAATGCTTCAGAAAGAATCTGTTTTTCCTCCTAATAGAATCACAGCGGATATTGTGTTACACGAGGTTTGGAAGGAAAGGCTTTTGacagaagaaaagataatTGCTTTGATTTCAAGATTTAGCTCTCATGGTGTCTCCCCAAACTCTGTTTGGTTGACTCGGTTTATATCAAGTCTATGCAAAAATGCTCGCGCCAATACTGCTTGGGATATTTTGAGCGACctgatgaagaacaaaacccCACTTGAAGCTCCTCCCTTCAATGCGCTTTTGTCTTGCTTAGGAAGGAATATGGACATTAGTAGAATGAATGATTTAGTCTTGAAGATGGATGAGGTGAAAATCCGGCCTGATGTTGTGACTTTAGGGATTCTTATTAACACTTTATGCAAATCAAGAAGGGTAGATGAAGCTCTCGAAGTTTTTGAACAAATGCGTGGAAAGAGAACTGATGATGGAAATGTGATTAAAGCTGATTCGATTCATTTTAATACTCTCATTGACGGGCTCTGCAAGGTGGGGAGGTtgaaagaagcagaggagttATTGGTAAGGATGAAACTGGAAGAGAGATGTGTGCCCAATGCAGTTACTTACAATTGCTTGATTGATGGGTATTGCAGAGCTGGAAAGCTTGAGACGGCTAAAGAAGTCGTTTCTCGGATGAAAGAGGACGAGATTAAACCTAATGTGGTAACTGTTAATACAATCGTTGGTGGGATGTGCAGGCACCATGGATTGAACATGGCGGTTGTTTTCTTTATGGATATGGAAAAGGAAGGCGTGAAAGGGAATGTGGTTACTTATATGACATTGATTCATGCTTGTTGCAGCGTCAGTAATGTAGAGAAGGCTATGTATTGGTATGAAAAAATGTTGGAAGCTGGTTGTTCTCCTGATGCAAAGATCTATTATGCTTTGATCTCTGGATTGTGCCAAGTTAGACGGGATCATGACGCCATTAGAGTGGTGGAGAAACTGAAAGAAGGAGGGTTTTCTCTTGACTTATTGGCTTACAACATGCTTATTGGGTTGTTTTGTGATAAGAATAATGCAGAGAAAGTCTATGAGATGCTAACCGATATGGAAAAAGAAGGGAAGAAACCTGATTCCATCACTTACAACACTCTGATTTCGTTTTTCGGTAAACACAAGGACTTCGAGAGTGTTGAGAGAATGATGGAGCAGATGAGAGAAGACGGGTTAGACCCGACTGTCACGACATATGGAGCGGTGATTGACGCTTATTGCTCAGTCGGCGAATTAGACGAAGCATTGAAGCTCTTTAAGGACATGGGTTTGCACTCAAAGGTCAATCCGAACACTGTAATATACAACATTCTCATAAACGCATTTTCTAAGCTGGGGAATTTCGGGCAAGCGCTCTCTCTGAAAGaggaaatgaagatgaagatggtgaGACCTAATGTTGAAACTTACAATGCCTTGTTTAAGTGTCTTAACGAGAAAACCCAAGGAGAGACATTACTTAAACTGATGGATGAGATGGTCGAACATCTTGTGAACCAAATCAGATCACAATGGAGATTCTAA